Part of the Vibrio sp. SCSIO 43137 genome, AAGGGCAACGGCACCCGCGATAAAACGAATTTTCATATAAATACTCCGGATTTGTAAATAAATAAGAAATAACATTCAGATAATATTGAAATTATCTTCCGTACAAATAATAACAGGCAGTATAAAAACAAAAGGAAAATAAAATTGGATTAAGGCTCACAAAATTAGCCTGAATAAATATATGAATAAACCAACGAAATCAGGGTTAATTATTCAAATGGTTATACGGTATAAATTAAAGTAATCGAGTGCATTAAAATAGCTAATTATAAGGGGTCAATATAATCATAAAGGTAGAAATAATTATCCGCCAGAGAGTCTGTAATTCGTCCAAGCCACTATGGATGTAGGCTTCGTCAGTACATCTCTCCACGGTTTAAGGAATGTAATAGTTTGCTGGGTTTAACTGTTGAACTCCCGGCTATAGAAATCGTGTTTATAAACAAGAATAGAATTGAAAAAGGATAAATATAGTTCAATAAAACAGAAAAGATATCCACTTTCGGAATAATTAAGGTGGGCGCCAATATGTGATATTAATTCAAATTGAAGTGACTAGGATGATGTTCACAAATTTATAAAGTCGCATAGCAGGAAAATTAATTTAACCGGAAAGTTGACAGTTAACATAAGGAATATATAAAACTATCCGCTAGCGTATAAAGTTAAGCCTGCAAAAATATGGTGCTTCAGAGCTCTAAACCGCTTTCATCCAGCAGCTTGTCTATAATCCCTTCCTTTCGCATCAGCCTCAGCTCGTTTGAAATTCTTTCAGCTAAAAGCTTATGTTGAGGCGCTAAGTACATATGCCCTGAATAAGAGTAAAGGTTATCGATAATGTGTAGTGATGCATTACTAAACGCCGTGTCGTGCACTAGGTTTCTCAGTTGGTTCGAAACACCAATCAGCACTTCACATCGCCCTGCCAGTAGTGTTCTTAGTCCGCGTTTCAGAGACGATACTGGATGTGTAAGGGCTCTGTCTACACGCTCATGTAAGCGGTTCTCCACAATCAGCGAGCCCCGGTGAAAGCAGATATTAACTTTATTGGCGACAATATCGTCAAAAGACCAGGCTGTGACATTACTGAAGCGGGCAACTGCAATCACGTAACCCGTGTAATGGGGCTCTTCCACCCGTACCAGCTCCGGATACCACTGCTTGTACTCATAAACTCTACTGATATCACCATCAAGCAGCCCGTCAGCCAGCATTTGGCTGGATCTTTTATGAGGGTACTCGTGAAAAACAAACTCAATACCAATACGATGAGATAAGGTTTTATACAGGGAAGTCAGATAGTTAAAAGCTGGTGTTTCAGGCGGCTTTTGTACAGAAATTTTCAGATACTGCTGAGCCTGCACCGCAGCAGATAACAATAACAGAGTAGAAAAAATAACCTTCCTTATCGCGTTCATCGCACCTTTCCGTAGCACAAATAGCCTATTAGAAGGATAGTTAGTCGTTCAAATAGGGTAAAGCCGAACCCTTACCCTATGTTCTTATTGAGTGCCCGATCACAGGCAAAACAGCTGATCTTTTCAGGTGTCTGTCCTGAATAAAAGAAGTGTCTGTCCCGACTAATTCCGACTGATTCGAACGCTAACAGACAGGCTGATAGTGAAATGCCTTCTTATACTCCCGTGGGCTTGTACCTAACTGTTGATGGAAATGCCGGCGGAAGTTTGTTGTGGAGCCAAAGCCGACTTTCTCAGCTATCTGCTCGAAACTGAGGGTTGTTGTCTCCAGCAGCCGCTGAGCGTATCTTACTCTCGCCTGAGTCACCCATACGGTTGGCGTCACTCCCAGTGCTTGTTTAAACTTTCTGTTGAAGGTGCGGGAAGTCATAAACACCCGGCTTGCCATCTGCTCGACAGTGATATTTTCATGTAAGTTTGACTCTAACCAGTTAAGAAGCTGGTTAATTTTGTCGTCTCCGGTTTCGTTGCTGCTATGGCTAATAAACTGTTTTTGCCCTCCCGAACGGTGCCTTTGCACCACCGATATCTTTGCCAGCTCGTTGCAGGCGTAGTTACCCAAATCAAGCCCGACAACATACAGGCACAAATCCACACCCGCGATAGCGCCTGCAGAGGTTAAAAACTGCCCGCTGTCTATATACAGCAACTCCGGGTTGACCTTGGTGAGAGGATACCTTTCCTGCAAGGATGCGGCATGCTTCCAGTGTGTGGTTACCTGCAGGTGGTCGAGCAGCCCCGTCGCTGCGAGCACAAAGGCGCCGGTGCAGATAGAAAGCACTCTTCCGCCCTTGTCAGCGTGTTGACGAATGGCCTCTATTACCAGTTGCTGAACAGGGAGATCCAAGCCCCTGACTCCCGGCACGATTAAAGTGTCTGTCCCTGATAATTGAGATAACTTTTCAAGGCCAGCTCCGGATTGAACGGAGAGGCACTCTGCATCTTCCATCTCTGCATCGCCGCAGAAAAACACCTGATAGGCAGGATCACCACTAGGCAGCGTTGCCCGACTAAAAGTTTCATAGGGTAGAAGTGCGTCCGTTAGTACCACACCATCAAAAAGAAGGATGGCAACTTGATGTTTAGGTGGCGAATTTGTTGCGATATTTGTCATTTACACTACTTGGGGGATTTAACCGTGGGTGTATAGTTATTTCAGATGAAGTCACTCTCTGTCAAATGAAAAACGCACGGTTTGATGGGTATAGGGGACTTTAAAAATTAACGCCTCAGCCAGGTAATACCCTGTTATAAGGAGCTCATCCATGAATCCAGATTTGACCCTGTCAAAACCCAAACCGACCAAATTTTGCATACTTTGCCATTTTATTAAGGGGGATATCCGTACCACGGCAGAAAGGACCCGTGATGTTGTATTAAGGCGAAAAGCCCCTTATGTAGCACCGGAGCATTACACATTTCCGGACAGCAAAGCCTGCGAAGAGGCATTAAAACTGGTTAAACAGTACAGCCCTGAATTTCTGGTAAACCATAGCATACGAAGCTACGCCTTTGGTCTGGCAATGAGCCATAAAGTCAGCAAGCCGGTAGATAAAGAGGTCTTTTTTGTCGGTTCGATAATGCACGATATAGGCTTAACGGAACACGCTCCCCAGCAACATACCTTTGAAGTTGAAGGTGCCCGGGTGGCAAGAGAATTTTCACTAAAGCAGGGGCTTTCGGCTGAGCGATCAGATTTGATCCACGAAATGGTGGCTCTGCATAACTCTGTCGGCATCGCACATAAGTGTGATCCTGAAATCGCCTTACTGCATTTTGGCGCTGGAGCCGATGTAGCTGGCTTGTGGGTGCACGATATCCATAAACAGACCCTGAATGAAGTGCTGGACGCTTACCATGATGAAGGGTGTAAACAGGGCATGGCAAAGCTGATACAGGAGCAGATAGAGCGTAAGCCGGATAGCTATATGTCGACCATGGTGGAGCTTGGCTTTTTAAATAAGATGGCCAAAAACAAATTGCGTTAAGAAACTAAAATTAAAGGGAATTAAAGGGACACACACCTCAACTGAGAACAGTAAAGAGGTGTGTCCCCGATAAGTGATTGTCGTAGAGATGTCATTGAGCTCGTGAGTTTAAGTATAAAATAAGTAGATAGTTTTAAGGTTCTGGTATGCATTGCCACGCTGAGCATGGCAATGAGGAAGGAAAAGCTGCTTTATAAAATACAGTTATTTTAGTAGTGGATTGTGACTTATTGGTTCTTCAGCATGGCCGCCAACTTTTTGGCTAGTTTTGGTCTGGTCATTTGCTCAATAGCTTTGGCTTCA contains:
- a CDS encoding GlxA family transcriptional regulator; its protein translation is MTNIATNSPPKHQVAILLFDGVVLTDALLPYETFSRATLPSGDPAYQVFFCGDAEMEDAECLSVQSGAGLEKLSQLSGTDTLIVPGVRGLDLPVQQLVIEAIRQHADKGGRVLSICTGAFVLAATGLLDHLQVTTHWKHAASLQERYPLTKVNPELLYIDSGQFLTSAGAIAGVDLCLYVVGLDLGNYACNELAKISVVQRHRSGGQKQFISHSSNETGDDKINQLLNWLESNLHENITVEQMASRVFMTSRTFNRKFKQALGVTPTVWVTQARVRYAQRLLETTTLSFEQIAEKVGFGSTTNFRRHFHQQLGTSPREYKKAFHYQPVC
- a CDS encoding HD domain-containing protein yields the protein MNPDLTLSKPKPTKFCILCHFIKGDIRTTAERTRDVVLRRKAPYVAPEHYTFPDSKACEEALKLVKQYSPEFLVNHSIRSYAFGLAMSHKVSKPVDKEVFFVGSIMHDIGLTEHAPQQHTFEVEGARVAREFSLKQGLSAERSDLIHEMVALHNSVGIAHKCDPEIALLHFGAGADVAGLWVHDIHKQTLNEVLDAYHDEGCKQGMAKLIQEQIERKPDSYMSTMVELGFLNKMAKNKLR